A stretch of the Thermus thermophilus genome encodes the following:
- the ruvA gene encoding Holliday junction branch migration protein RuvA: MIRYLRGLVLKKEAGGFVLLAGGVGFFLQAPTPFLQALEEGKEVGVHTHLLLKEEGPSLYGFPDEENLALFELLLSVSGVGPKVALSLLSALPPRLLARALLEGDARLLTSASGVGKRLAERIALELKGKVPPHLLGEKVESEAAQEAVMALAALGFKEAQARAVVLDLLAQNPKARAQDLIKEALKRLR; this comes from the coding sequence ATGATCCGCTACCTCCGGGGCCTGGTCCTCAAGAAGGAGGCGGGCGGCTTCGTCCTCCTCGCCGGGGGGGTGGGGTTCTTCCTCCAGGCCCCCACGCCCTTCCTCCAGGCCCTGGAGGAGGGGAAGGAGGTGGGGGTCCACACCCACCTCCTCCTCAAGGAGGAGGGGCCCTCCCTCTACGGCTTCCCCGACGAGGAGAACCTCGCCCTCTTTGAACTCCTCCTCTCGGTGAGCGGCGTGGGGCCCAAGGTGGCCCTCTCCCTCCTCTCGGCCCTGCCCCCTAGGCTCCTCGCCCGGGCCCTCCTGGAGGGGGACGCGAGGCTCCTCACCTCGGCGAGCGGGGTGGGGAAAAGGCTCGCCGAAAGGATCGCCCTGGAGCTCAAGGGGAAGGTGCCCCCCCACCTCCTCGGGGAGAAGGTGGAAAGCGAGGCCGCCCAAGAGGCGGTGATGGCCCTCGCCGCCTTAGGGTTCAAGGAGGCCCAGGCCCGGGCCGTGGTCCTGGACCTCCTGGCCCAAAACCCCAAGGCCCGGGCCCAGGACCTCATCAAGGAGGCCCTAAAGCGCCTCCGCTAG
- a CDS encoding 2-oxoglutarate dehydrogenase E1 component: MELTLESQGYLESLYRAYLEDPLSLPEDWRRYFSALTLEDLEDGRRERQAAPLPGEALDLGFLLKVEALRQAYRELGHLAARIDPLGRERPRPKALSLEAHGLSPEDLRRPLPPLFGAPTLGALLERLEATYLGPVGFEVAHVEPEERAWLLSRIEAPWPKPAPEVRRRVLRSLLQASLFEAFLQRKYLGAKTFSVEGLESLIPLLQEAVQEAARFGVREVVLGMAHRGRLNVLAHVVEKPFEAIFREFEELFPEGYVGDVKYHLGHSTDVETPFGPVHVSLNFNPSHLEFVNPVTLGRVRAKQDRFGDRERKRGLAILVHGDAAFIGEGIVQETLNLSGLPGYRVGGTLHVVANNQLGFTTLPSEYASGRYPTDVAKMVGAPIFHVNAEALDELLFVLALALEYRSRYGKDVVIDLVGYRRRGHNETDEPTFTQAPMYALIAKKPEPWRVYAERLKAEGLVSEEELKAWQEAYLERLESEFARVKAEATPVVYSTLGGVWQGYVGGPDRLVPEADTAFPKEGLKNLLMRLSAVPEGFQVHPKLKRFLEARLEMAEEKRPVDWATAEALAFATLAVEGHRVRLTGQDALRGTFTQRHAALYDYRTGERYIPLQHLAEGQAEVEIWNSPLSEAGVLGFEYGYSLDYPEGLVLWEAQFGDFVNVAQVYIDQFLASAEVKWNRLSGLVLLLPHGLEGQGPEHSSARLERFLQLGAKDNLQVAYPTTPAQFFHLLRRQVKRPIRKPLVVMTPKSLLRHPEVVSTLEELAEGRFQKVIPERVKGARKVLLTSGKVYYDLLQKRRELQAEDVAILRLELLYPFPEAELQEALGFYPKKVPVVFVQEEPVNQGAWWYLSARFCGEIYGHPFSVVARPESPSPAVGSSKVHRLEQEELLEEAFR, from the coding sequence ATGGAGCTCACGTTGGAAAGCCAAGGCTACCTAGAGTCCCTTTACCGGGCCTACTTGGAGGATCCCCTTTCCCTCCCCGAGGACTGGCGGCGCTACTTCTCCGCCCTCACCCTGGAGGACCTGGAGGACGGCCGACGAGAACGCCAGGCCGCTCCCCTCCCGGGCGAGGCCTTGGACCTGGGCTTCCTCCTCAAGGTGGAGGCTTTGCGCCAGGCCTACCGGGAGCTCGGGCACCTCGCGGCCCGCATAGACCCCCTGGGCCGGGAACGGCCGAGGCCCAAGGCGCTTTCCCTCGAGGCCCACGGCCTCTCCCCGGAGGACCTAAGGAGGCCCCTCCCCCCTCTCTTCGGCGCGCCCACCTTGGGGGCCCTCCTTGAGCGCCTGGAGGCCACCTACCTGGGCCCCGTGGGGTTTGAGGTGGCCCACGTGGAGCCCGAGGAGAGGGCGTGGCTCCTTTCCCGGATTGAGGCCCCGTGGCCCAAGCCTGCCCCCGAGGTGCGGAGGCGGGTCTTGCGGAGCCTCCTCCAGGCGAGCCTCTTTGAGGCCTTCCTCCAGCGGAAGTACCTGGGGGCGAAGACCTTCAGCGTGGAGGGCCTGGAAAGCCTCATCCCCCTCCTCCAGGAGGCGGTCCAGGAGGCGGCCCGCTTTGGGGTGCGGGAGGTGGTGCTGGGCATGGCCCACCGGGGCCGGCTCAACGTCCTGGCCCACGTGGTGGAGAAGCCCTTTGAGGCCATCTTCCGCGAGTTTGAGGAGCTCTTCCCCGAGGGGTACGTGGGGGACGTGAAGTACCACCTGGGCCACTCCACGGACGTGGAGACCCCCTTTGGCCCGGTGCACGTCTCCCTCAACTTCAACCCGAGCCACCTGGAGTTCGTCAACCCCGTGACCCTGGGAAGGGTCCGGGCCAAGCAGGACCGCTTCGGCGACCGGGAGAGGAAGCGGGGCCTCGCCATCCTGGTCCACGGGGACGCGGCCTTCATCGGCGAGGGCATCGTCCAGGAGACCCTGAACCTCTCCGGGCTTCCCGGCTACCGGGTGGGGGGCACCCTCCACGTGGTGGCCAACAACCAGCTGGGCTTCACCACCCTCCCCTCGGAGTACGCCTCCGGCCGCTACCCCACGGACGTCGCCAAGATGGTGGGGGCGCCCATCTTCCACGTGAACGCCGAGGCGCTGGACGAGCTCCTCTTCGTCCTCGCCCTCGCCCTGGAGTACCGGAGCCGCTACGGCAAGGACGTGGTCATTGACCTCGTGGGTTACCGCCGCCGGGGGCACAACGAGACGGACGAGCCCACCTTCACCCAAGCCCCCATGTACGCCCTCATCGCCAAGAAGCCCGAGCCCTGGCGGGTCTATGCCGAGCGGCTTAAGGCCGAGGGCCTGGTCTCCGAGGAGGAGCTTAAGGCCTGGCAGGAGGCCTATCTGGAGCGGCTGGAAAGCGAGTTCGCCCGGGTGAAGGCCGAGGCCACCCCCGTGGTCTACAGCACCTTGGGCGGGGTCTGGCAAGGCTACGTGGGCGGGCCCGACCGCCTGGTGCCCGAGGCGGACACCGCCTTCCCCAAGGAGGGGCTGAAGAACCTCCTGATGCGGCTTAGCGCGGTTCCCGAGGGCTTCCAGGTGCACCCCAAGCTCAAGCGCTTCCTCGAGGCCCGCCTGGAGATGGCCGAGGAGAAGCGGCCCGTGGACTGGGCCACCGCCGAGGCCCTGGCCTTCGCCACCTTGGCCGTGGAGGGGCACAGGGTGCGCCTCACGGGGCAGGACGCCCTTCGGGGCACCTTCACCCAGCGCCACGCCGCCCTCTACGACTACCGCACCGGGGAGCGCTACATCCCCCTCCAGCACCTGGCCGAGGGGCAGGCGGAGGTGGAGATCTGGAACTCGCCCCTCTCCGAGGCCGGGGTCTTGGGGTTTGAGTACGGCTACAGCCTGGACTACCCCGAGGGCCTCGTCCTCTGGGAGGCCCAGTTCGGGGACTTCGTCAACGTGGCCCAGGTCTACATAGACCAGTTCCTGGCGAGCGCCGAGGTCAAGTGGAACCGCCTCTCGGGCCTCGTCCTCCTCCTGCCCCATGGGCTCGAGGGCCAAGGCCCCGAGCACTCCTCGGCGAGGCTGGAGCGCTTCTTGCAGCTTGGGGCCAAGGACAACCTCCAGGTGGCCTACCCCACCACCCCCGCCCAGTTCTTCCACCTCCTCCGCCGCCAGGTGAAGCGCCCCATCCGCAAGCCCCTGGTGGTCATGACCCCAAAAAGCCTCCTCCGCCACCCCGAGGTGGTCTCCACCCTGGAGGAGCTCGCGGAAGGGCGCTTCCAGAAGGTGATCCCCGAAAGGGTCAAGGGGGCGCGGAAGGTCCTCCTCACCTCGGGCAAGGTCTACTACGACCTCCTGCAGAAGCGCAGGGAGCTTCAGGCGGAGGACGTGGCCATCCTGAGGCTGGAGCTCCTCTACCCCTTCCCCGAGGCCGAGCTTCAGGAGGCCCTTGGCTTCTACCCCAAGAAGGTCCCCGTGGTCTTTGTGCAGGAGGAGCCGGTGAACCAGGGGGCCTGGTGGTACCTCTCCGCCCGCTTCTGCGGGGAGATCTACGGCCACCCCTTCTCCGTGGTGGCCCGGCCCGAGTCCCCGAGCCCCGCCGTGGGCTCCTCCAAGGTCCACAGGCTGGAGCAGGAGGAGCTTCTGGAGGAAGCGTTCAGGTAA
- a CDS encoding universal stress protein, with protein sequence MYQKILMPTDGSPCSLQALEHGLDLAKTLGAKVHFLYVLENPAQAIWIAPESVPYGMELLEDLRKAGEEAIRKALDLARAKGVEATGEVKEGVPIPTIVEAAKEYDLLVMGTHGRTGLDRLLLGSVTEGVLHRTSVPVLVVRCR encoded by the coding sequence ATGTACCAGAAGATCCTGATGCCCACCGACGGGAGCCCGTGCAGCCTCCAGGCCCTGGAGCACGGCCTGGACCTGGCCAAGACCCTGGGGGCCAAGGTCCACTTCCTCTACGTCTTGGAAAACCCGGCCCAGGCCATCTGGATCGCCCCGGAGAGCGTGCCCTACGGGATGGAGCTCTTGGAGGACCTAAGGAAGGCGGGGGAGGAGGCCATCAGGAAGGCCCTGGACCTCGCCCGCGCCAAGGGGGTGGAGGCCACGGGGGAGGTGAAGGAAGGGGTGCCCATCCCCACCATCGTGGAGGCGGCCAAGGAGTACGACCTCCTCGTCATGGGCACCCACGGGCGGACGGGCCTGGACAGGCTCCTTTTGGGCTCGGTGACCGAGGGGGTCCTCCACCGGACCTCCGTCCCGGTGCTGGTGGTCCGCTGCCGCTAG
- a CDS encoding HAD family hydrolase, whose product MRLLLLDLDDTLLQDLPVSRAVLEDLGRRVGVEGFFARVKARAEALFREAPFYPWAEAIGHSALEALWARYSTPGLEALAAWAGPFRERVFREALEEAGGPPERARELAEAFFRERRRYPLYPEAEAFLMEARRRGLALALLTNGVPDLQREKLFGAGLAPHFSLVLISGEVGIGKPDPGLFRMALCAFGVAPEEAAMVGDNPQKDIRGARLAGVRAVWVDRGLRPEDPEAPPDLRVRDLGEVFLAEAL is encoded by the coding sequence GTGAGGCTTCTCCTTCTGGACCTGGACGATACCCTCCTTCAGGACCTGCCGGTAAGCCGCGCGGTCCTGGAGGACCTGGGGCGCAGGGTGGGGGTGGAGGGCTTCTTCGCCCGGGTCAAGGCGCGGGCCGAGGCCCTCTTCCGGGAGGCCCCCTTCTACCCTTGGGCCGAGGCCATCGGCCACTCGGCCCTGGAGGCCCTCTGGGCCCGGTACAGCACCCCGGGCCTCGAGGCCCTGGCCGCTTGGGCCGGGCCTTTCCGGGAGCGGGTCTTCCGCGAGGCCTTGGAGGAGGCGGGGGGGCCCCCCGAACGGGCGCGGGAGCTCGCCGAGGCCTTCTTCCGGGAGAGGCGCCGCTACCCCCTGTACCCGGAGGCGGAGGCCTTCCTTATGGAGGCCCGGCGCCGCGGGCTTGCCCTCGCCCTCCTCACCAACGGGGTGCCCGACCTCCAGCGGGAAAAGCTTTTCGGCGCGGGGCTTGCCCCCCATTTCTCCCTGGTCCTCATCTCCGGGGAGGTGGGGATCGGCAAGCCCGACCCCGGGCTCTTCCGCATGGCCCTCTGCGCCTTCGGGGTGGCCCCGGAGGAGGCGGCCATGGTGGGGGATAACCCCCAAAAGGACATCCGGGGGGCCCGCCTGGCGGGGGTGCGGGCCGTATGGGTGGACCGGGGCCTGCGGCCGGAGGACCCGGAGGCCCCCCCCGACCTCCGGGTGCGGGACCTGGGGGAGGTCTTCCTAGCGGAGGCGCTTTAG
- a CDS encoding M20 family metallopeptidase — protein sequence MDWVRLLSRLVQAESLPGEEGEAAGLLLEALKGMGLEATLDEAGNVEALLGEKGPEVVLTGHMDVVPVGDPARWPYPQGAVAEGALWGRGAVDMKGSLVAMLLALETLARGALKGRVRFLAVVQEEVGGLGSRFAAERLSPLAFVLGEPSSGRLMRGHRGRAEVWADFEGRETHAALAGPENPLFDLGAYLLALQDLPLPPGVKLTPTRVDTYPGARNQTPGVVRLYLDVRYEPEADLDGLLAALRTLGPASVYLPEEERASGEVRMTLPALWPPYRLPEDHPLLRRALQALGQEEAGLWPFTTDAPYLGAKAPVLGLGPGDPALAHTPMEHVPLRAVEEAAQAYVRLVEALWNAA from the coding sequence GTGGACTGGGTCAGGCTCCTCTCCCGCCTCGTCCAGGCGGAAAGCCTCCCCGGGGAGGAAGGGGAGGCGGCGGGGCTCCTCCTCGAGGCCCTGAAGGGGATGGGCCTCGAGGCCACCCTGGACGAGGCGGGCAACGTGGAAGCCCTCCTCGGGGAGAAGGGGCCCGAGGTGGTCCTCACCGGGCACATGGACGTGGTGCCCGTGGGCGACCCTGCCCGCTGGCCCTACCCCCAGGGGGCCGTGGCCGAAGGGGCCCTTTGGGGCCGGGGGGCGGTGGACATGAAGGGGAGCCTGGTGGCCATGCTCCTCGCCCTGGAAACCCTGGCGCGGGGGGCCCTAAAGGGGCGGGTCCGCTTCCTCGCCGTGGTCCAGGAGGAGGTGGGGGGCCTCGGGAGCCGCTTCGCCGCGGAAAGGCTTTCCCCCCTGGCCTTCGTCCTGGGGGAGCCCTCCTCGGGGCGGCTCATGCGGGGGCACCGCGGGCGGGCGGAGGTGTGGGCCGACTTTGAGGGCAGGGAGACCCACGCCGCCCTCGCCGGGCCGGAAAACCCCCTCTTTGACCTAGGGGCCTACCTCCTCGCCCTCCAGGACCTCCCCTTGCCCCCCGGGGTGAAGCTCACCCCCACCCGGGTGGACACCTACCCCGGGGCCCGGAACCAGACCCCCGGGGTGGTGCGGCTCTACCTGGACGTGCGCTACGAGCCCGAGGCCGACCTGGACGGGCTCCTCGCCGCCTTGCGCACCCTGGGCCCGGCCTCGGTCTACCTGCCCGAGGAGGAGAGGGCCTCCGGGGAGGTGCGGATGACCCTCCCCGCCCTCTGGCCCCCCTACCGCCTCCCGGAGGACCACCCCCTGCTCCGCCGGGCTCTCCAGGCCCTGGGACAGGAGGAGGCGGGGCTTTGGCCCTTCACCACCGATGCCCCCTACCTCGGGGCCAAGGCCCCCGTCCTGGGCCTGGGCCCGGGGGACCCCGCCTTGGCCCACACCCCCATGGAGCACGTCCCCTTGCGGGCCGTGGAGGAGGCGGCCCAGGCCTACGTGCGGCTGGTGGAGGCCCTATGGAACGCCGCTTGA
- the lpdA gene encoding dihydrolipoyl dehydrogenase, protein MYDLLVIGAGPGGYVAAIRAAQLGMKVGVVEKEKALGGTCLRVGCIPSKALLETTERIYEAKKGLLGAKVKGVEPDLPALMAHKDKVVQANTQGVEFLFKKNGIARHQGTARFLSERKVLVEETGEELEARYILIATGSAPLIPPWAQVDYERVVTSTEALSFPEVPKRLIVVGGGVVGLELGVVWHRLGAEVIVLEYMDRILPTMDAEVSRAAERVFKKQGLTIRTGVRVTAVVPEAEGARVELEGGEVLEADRVLVAVGRRPYTEGLALENAGLSTDERGRIPVDEHLRTRVPHIYAVGDVVRGPMLAHKASEEGIAAVEHMARGFGHVDYQAIPSVVYTHPEIAAIGYTEEELKAQGIPYKVGKFPYSASGRARAMGETEGFIKVLAHAKTDRILGVHGIGARVGDVLAEAALAIFFKASAEDLGRAPHAHPSLSEVLKEAALAAWERPIHL, encoded by the coding sequence GTGTACGACCTCCTGGTGATCGGCGCCGGGCCCGGGGGGTACGTGGCCGCCATCCGGGCGGCCCAGCTCGGGATGAAGGTGGGGGTGGTGGAGAAGGAGAAGGCCCTAGGGGGGACCTGCCTCAGGGTGGGGTGCATCCCCTCCAAGGCCCTCCTGGAGACCACCGAACGCATCTACGAGGCGAAGAAGGGCCTCCTTGGGGCCAAGGTGAAGGGGGTGGAGCCCGACCTTCCCGCCCTCATGGCCCACAAGGACAAGGTGGTCCAGGCCAACACCCAAGGGGTGGAGTTCCTCTTCAAGAAGAACGGCATCGCCCGCCACCAGGGCACGGCCCGCTTCCTCTCCGAGCGCAAGGTGTTGGTAGAGGAGACGGGGGAGGAGCTGGAGGCCCGCTACATCCTTATCGCCACGGGAAGCGCCCCCCTCATCCCCCCGTGGGCCCAGGTGGACTACGAGCGGGTGGTGACCTCCACCGAGGCCCTTTCCTTCCCTGAGGTGCCGAAGAGGCTCATCGTGGTGGGGGGCGGGGTGGTGGGCCTGGAGCTCGGGGTGGTCTGGCACCGCCTGGGGGCGGAGGTCATCGTCCTGGAGTACATGGACCGCATCCTCCCCACCATGGACGCCGAGGTCTCCCGGGCGGCGGAGAGGGTCTTCAAGAAGCAGGGCCTCACGATCCGCACCGGGGTGCGGGTCACCGCCGTGGTGCCCGAGGCCGAGGGGGCCCGGGTGGAGCTTGAGGGGGGCGAGGTCCTGGAGGCGGACCGGGTCCTCGTGGCCGTGGGCCGGAGGCCCTACACCGAGGGGCTTGCCCTGGAGAACGCCGGGCTTTCCACGGACGAGCGGGGGCGGATCCCCGTGGACGAGCACCTGAGGACCCGCGTTCCCCACATCTACGCCGTCGGGGACGTGGTGCGGGGTCCCATGCTCGCCCACAAGGCGAGCGAGGAGGGGATCGCCGCCGTGGAGCACATGGCGCGGGGCTTCGGCCACGTGGACTACCAGGCCATCCCCAGCGTGGTCTACACCCACCCCGAGATCGCCGCCATAGGCTACACCGAGGAAGAGCTGAAGGCGCAGGGCATCCCCTACAAGGTGGGGAAGTTCCCCTACTCCGCTTCGGGCCGCGCCCGGGCCATGGGGGAGACGGAGGGGTTCATCAAGGTCCTCGCCCACGCCAAGACAGACCGCATCCTCGGGGTCCACGGGATCGGGGCCCGGGTGGGGGACGTCCTGGCCGAGGCGGCCTTGGCCATCTTCTTCAAGGCGAGCGCCGAGGACCTGGGCCGCGCCCCCCACGCCCACCCCTCCCTCTCCGAGGTCCTCAAGGAGGCGGCCTTGGCGGCGTGGGAGCGGCCGATCCACCTCTAG
- the odhB gene encoding 2-oxoglutarate dehydrogenase complex dihydrolipoyllysine-residue succinyltransferase: MQELKVPSVGESIVEVEIGAWLKGEGESFAQDEPLVELITDKATLELPAPFPGTLKQILKRTGETARVGEAIALLEEGRAEASPKAQPPAEAPVEPSPEPLAMPAAERLMRERGVSPAEVQGTGLGGRILKEDVERYLEERVPAKPQEAPPPPPPSRPAPPPSTPTQPPADKPWRVSEAVPMTPLRRRIAERLLMVRQTTAMLTTFNEADMSAVIALRKEFGEAFQKKYGVKLGFMSFFVKAVVQALKEIPELNAEIRDNHIVYHRYYDIGIAVGGGEGLVVPVIRDADRLSFAEIERQIADFAERARTKKLKPEELMGGTFTITNGGIYGSLNSTPLLNPPQVGILGMHAIQERPVVRDGQVVIRPMMYLALSYDHRIVDGREAVTFLRRVKELIENPARLLLEV, translated from the coding sequence GTGCAGGAACTCAAGGTGCCCTCCGTGGGCGAAAGCATCGTGGAAGTGGAGATCGGCGCTTGGCTTAAGGGAGAAGGGGAAAGCTTCGCCCAGGACGAGCCCTTGGTGGAGCTCATCACCGACAAGGCCACCCTGGAGCTCCCCGCCCCCTTTCCCGGGACCCTAAAGCAGATCCTGAAGAGGACCGGGGAGACCGCCCGGGTGGGGGAGGCCATTGCCCTTTTGGAGGAGGGGAGAGCGGAGGCCTCCCCCAAGGCCCAGCCCCCCGCCGAAGCCCCCGTGGAGCCCTCCCCGGAGCCTCTGGCCATGCCCGCGGCGGAGCGGCTCATGCGGGAAAGGGGCGTCTCCCCGGCAGAGGTCCAGGGTACGGGCCTCGGCGGCCGCATCCTCAAGGAGGACGTGGAGCGCTACCTGGAGGAAAGGGTCCCCGCCAAGCCCCAGGAGGCCCCGCCGCCTCCTCCCCCCTCCCGCCCCGCGCCCCCGCCCTCCACCCCCACGCAGCCCCCCGCCGACAAGCCCTGGCGGGTGAGCGAGGCCGTGCCCATGACCCCCTTGCGCCGCCGCATCGCCGAGCGCCTCCTCATGGTCCGCCAGACCACGGCCATGCTCACCACCTTCAACGAGGCGGACATGTCGGCGGTGATCGCCCTCAGGAAGGAGTTCGGCGAGGCCTTCCAGAAGAAGTACGGGGTCAAGCTCGGCTTCATGAGCTTCTTCGTCAAGGCCGTGGTCCAGGCCCTCAAGGAGATCCCCGAGCTCAACGCCGAGATCCGGGACAACCACATCGTCTACCACCGCTACTACGACATCGGCATCGCCGTGGGCGGGGGCGAGGGCCTGGTGGTCCCCGTAATCCGCGACGCCGACCGCCTCTCCTTCGCCGAGATTGAGCGGCAAATCGCCGACTTCGCCGAAAGGGCTCGCACCAAGAAGCTCAAGCCCGAGGAGCTCATGGGGGGCACCTTCACCATCACCAACGGGGGGATCTACGGCTCCCTGAACTCCACCCCCCTCCTCAACCCGCCCCAGGTGGGGATCCTGGGCATGCACGCCATCCAGGAGCGCCCTGTGGTTCGGGACGGCCAGGTGGTGATCCGGCCCATGATGTACCTGGCCCTCTCCTACGACCACCGCATCGTGGACGGGCGGGAGGCGGTCACCTTCCTCCGCCGGGTGAAGGAGCTCATTGAGAACCCGGCCAGGCTCCTTCTGGAGGTGTAG
- a CDS encoding LOG family protein — translation MRLLAVFVSSRLSPEDPLYARWVRYGEVLAEEGFGLACGGYQGGMEALARGVKARGGLVVGVTAPALFPERRGPNPFVDLELPAATLPQRIGRLLDLGAGYLALPGGVGTLAELVLAWNLLYLRQGVGRPLAVDPYWLSLLKAHGEIAPEDVGLLRVVADEEDLRRFLRSL, via the coding sequence ATGCGCCTGCTCGCCGTTTTCGTCTCCTCCCGCCTCTCCCCGGAAGACCCCCTTTACGCCCGGTGGGTGCGCTACGGGGAGGTCCTGGCCGAGGAGGGGTTTGGCCTCGCCTGCGGGGGATACCAGGGGGGGATGGAGGCCCTGGCCAGGGGGGTGAAGGCCAGGGGCGGCCTCGTGGTGGGGGTCACGGCCCCGGCCCTCTTTCCCGAGCGGAGGGGCCCCAACCCCTTCGTGGACCTGGAGCTCCCCGCCGCCACGCTCCCCCAGCGCATCGGCCGCCTCCTGGACCTGGGGGCGGGGTACCTGGCCCTGCCCGGGGGGGTGGGGACCCTGGCGGAGCTCGTCCTCGCCTGGAACCTCCTCTACCTGAGGCAGGGCGTGGGACGCCCCCTGGCGGTGGACCCCTACTGGCTTTCCCTCCTCAAGGCCCACGGGGAGATCGCCCCCGAGGACGTGGGCCTTCTCCGCGTGGTGGCGGACGAGGAGGACCTGAGGCGGTTTCTGAGGAGCCTATGA
- a CDS encoding enoyl-CoA hydratase-related protein produces the protein MVLKERQDGVLVLTLNRPEKLNAITGELLDALYAALKEGEEDREVRALLLTGAGRAFSAGQDLTEFGDRKPDYEAHLRRYNRVVEALSGLEKPLVVAVNGAAAGAGMSLALWGDLRLAAVGASFTPAFVRIGLVPDSGLSFLLPRLVGLAKAQELLLLSPRLSAEEALALGLVHRVVPAERLMEEALSLAKELAQGPTRAYALTKKLLLETYRLSLTEALALEAVLQGQAGQTQDHEEGVRAFREKRPPRFQGR, from the coding sequence ATGGTCCTGAAGGAACGCCAAGACGGGGTTTTGGTCCTCACCCTGAACCGGCCCGAGAAGCTCAACGCCATCACCGGGGAGCTCCTAGACGCCCTTTACGCCGCCCTCAAGGAGGGGGAGGAGGACCGGGAGGTGCGCGCCCTCCTCCTCACGGGGGCGGGTCGGGCCTTCTCCGCCGGGCAGGACCTCACGGAGTTCGGCGACCGGAAGCCCGACTACGAGGCCCACCTGCGCCGCTACAACCGGGTGGTGGAGGCCTTGAGCGGCCTGGAGAAGCCCCTCGTGGTGGCGGTGAACGGGGCGGCGGCCGGGGCGGGGATGAGCCTCGCCTTATGGGGGGACCTGCGCCTCGCCGCCGTGGGGGCGAGCTTCACCCCCGCCTTCGTCAGGATCGGCCTGGTGCCGGACTCGGGGCTGAGCTTCCTCCTCCCCCGCCTGGTGGGCCTGGCCAAGGCCCAGGAGCTCCTCCTCCTCTCCCCAAGGCTTTCCGCCGAGGAGGCCCTGGCCCTGGGCCTCGTGCACCGGGTGGTGCCCGCGGAAAGGCTCATGGAGGAGGCCCTTTCCTTGGCCAAAGAGCTCGCCCAGGGCCCCACCCGGGCCTACGCCCTCACCAAAAAGCTCCTCCTGGAGACCTACCGCCTCTCCCTCACCGAGGCCCTGGCCCTCGAGGCCGTCCTCCAGGGCCAGGCCGGCCAGACCCAGGACCACGAGGAGGGGGTCCGGGCCTTCAGGGAGAAGCGGCCGCCCCGCTTCCAGGGCCGATGA
- the rlmB gene encoding 23S rRNA (guanosine(2251)-2'-O)-methyltransferase RlmB — translation MWIYGRNPVLEALRAGQARRVLVARGVEGWLLKELERLGAPYTLVPRIELDTLLRTTHHQGIAAEVEDPPYASLEDALRLAASRKEPPLLVALDGVTDPRNYGAMIRSALALGAHGVVSEERRAAPLSPLALKASAGAALKLPVVKVKNLPRTLKALKEEGLWVYGLDVRGERAPWELDYARPLVLVVGSEGEGMRRLVRETCDELFRIPIREEAESLNASVALGIALYQARLARGVG, via the coding sequence ATGTGGATCTACGGGCGAAACCCGGTCCTCGAGGCCCTGCGGGCGGGCCAGGCCCGGCGCGTCCTCGTGGCGAGAGGGGTGGAGGGCTGGCTCCTGAAGGAGCTGGAAAGGCTCGGGGCCCCGTACACCCTGGTGCCCCGCATTGAGCTGGACACCCTCCTCCGCACCACCCACCACCAGGGGATCGCCGCCGAGGTGGAGGACCCCCCCTACGCCAGCCTGGAGGACGCCCTCCGCCTCGCCGCCTCCCGGAAGGAGCCCCCCCTCCTTGTGGCCTTGGACGGCGTCACCGACCCCAGGAACTACGGGGCCATGATCCGGAGCGCCCTCGCCCTCGGGGCCCACGGTGTGGTCTCCGAGGAGCGCCGGGCCGCCCCCCTCTCCCCTCTCGCCCTGAAGGCGAGCGCGGGGGCCGCCCTGAAGCTCCCCGTGGTCAAGGTGAAGAACCTCCCCAGGACGCTGAAGGCCCTCAAGGAGGAGGGGCTTTGGGTCTACGGCCTGGACGTCCGCGGGGAGAGGGCCCCCTGGGAGCTGGACTACGCCCGGCCCCTGGTCCTGGTGGTGGGCTCCGAGGGGGAGGGGATGCGCCGGCTCGTGCGGGAGACCTGCGACGAGCTCTTCCGCATCCCCATCCGGGAGGAGGCGGAGTCCCTGAACGCCTCCGTGGCCCTGGGGATCGCCCTCTACCAGGCGAGGCTCGCCCGGGGTGTAGGATAG